AGCTTTTTCCCAAGAATAATATCCATTAAGGACAAACTCATCTTTAATCTCAATATTGTGGTCCATCATGGCAGCTTTAAATCCTTCATATCTTTCTATACCAGTACTAACATTTAAATTGCCATTTACAATGCAAATATCTTTATGTCCCATTTCTATTAAATATTTAGTCAACGTGTATGAGCTTCCAAAGTCATCACTTACAATAACATCCACATTGCTGGTTTTAATCTTTCTATCTATCAAAACAACAGGGATATTTTCTTTTATTAGGTCATCAACATACTTATTGTCTGTGTTAGAAGATGCTAATATTATCGCATCAACCCGTTTTTGTGACAATCTTCTAAGAACATTTAATTCTTTTTCAAAATTTTCATCTGTGTATGAAAGAATTAAACTGTATTCTTCTTTGCTGACAACACTATCAATTCCTTTTATTATTTCCATAAAAAACGAATTAGAAATGTCAGGAAGGACTACGCCAATTAAATGCGTAATATTGCTCTTCAAACTTCTGGCTATGCTATTCGGTCTGAAGTTTAACTCATTCATTGCTTTTAAAACTTTTTCTTTAGTCTCTTTGCTAACAGGATAATTATCGTTTAAAACTCTTGAGACAGTTGCTATCGATACTTGTGCATACTTTGCAACATCTTTTATCGTTACATTTTCCAAATCAAATACCTCCATAGTAATCAATTTCTATACTATAATATTTATTCTACAAAAATTCAAAAATTCCTGCTTTGTCACAAAAAAATTTTATCTCAAAAAAGTGTTGTAAATCACGTACTAATCGTATTCTTGCTACTGTCTTAATTTTAAGAAATTTGTCGAAAAATGATTTTATAGATAACAATTTCTATAACAAAGAAAAAAATCCCTCTTAAAGAGGGAAAAATTCACTCACTAACCCCATTGTTTTTCGATAATTCTTTATACCAATATCCACTTTTCTTGATAGTCCTCTTTTGTGTTGATATGTCGACTGATACGAGCCCATAGCGATTTTTATAGGCGTTTAGGAATGACCAGTTGTCCATGAAAGACCAAAGGTGATAGCCTTTTACATTGCATCCTTCTTCAATCGCCTTATGAAGCCATTTTAAATGACCTTTGATAAAGTCTATTCTGTAATCATCTTGGATTATACCGTCTTTTATGAAACGTTCTTCTCCTTCCACGCCCATGCCGTTTTCTGAAATATACGATTCAATGTTTCCGTAGTTGTCCCTTACATTTATCAAGATGTCATATATTCCTTTTTCGTATATCTCCCATCCTCTGTAGGGATTCATCCTTCTTCCTGGCATTACATATTCATCAAAAAACCAATCAGGTGTGAATACACCATAAGGATTTGGCATATTTTCCTTTGCTTTAACCCTTCTTGGCTGATAGTAATTTACTCCAAGATAGTCAACCGTATTACTCTTTATGAGCTCAAGATCTTCCTCAGTATACACCGGTAAATGATTGTAACTCTTTAAAAGTTCTACAAGTTTCTCAGGATATTCTCCTTTGACACATGGGTCTAAAAAGCTTCTATTGAAAAGAAGATCAGCTATCTCTGCCGCCTTAAGATCTGCAGGATGATTGCTGCGAGGATATGATGGAGTTAAGTTTAATACAATCCCGATTTTTCCATCTTTTATGTCTAACTTTTTGAACTCGTTTATCGCCATTGCGCTTGCCAAAACTGTATTGAAACATACCTGTATAGCCTTCTTAAAATCCACGATATCAGGATAATGAAAGTTATAAAGGTATCCTCCCTCTGCTGGAACTATAGGTTCATTGAAAGTAATCCACCTTTTTACCCTATCTCCAAAAAGCTCAAAGCATGTCTTGGCATAGTTCTTATAATTCTCCAAAACTTGACGACTTTCAAATCCTCCTATGTGCTGCATTTCAATCGGCATATCGAAGTGAAACAAAGTAGCTATAGGCATAATACCATTTTCTAAAAGCTCATTTATGACGTTATTGTAGAAATCTACTGCCTTTTTATTGATTTCACCTACTCCGCCTGGAATCAATCTTGACCATGATATAGAAAATCTAAATGAATTGTGTCCTATTTCTTTCATCAATTTTATGTCTTCTTTATATCTATGGTAAAAATCAGATGTCACTTCAGGTCCTACACCATTGAAAAATCGGTTTGGCACTTGCCTGTACCAATAATCCCATACATTCATTCCTTTCCCGTCTTCGCTTGCAGCACCTTCTATCTGTGTTGCAGATGTGGCAGAACCCCACCAAAAACCTTCCGGAAATTTATACTCTTTTGCCATTTTTCTTTCCTCCTCTTGTTTTGTTAGTCACATAGCTTGCAATAAATTTTTCCCCACCTAATGATATTAGAAAATAGCCTACGGAAAATATTATCACTAAGGGACCGAAGAATTCTTCCAATACAATACATATTGCCAGTGCATGCGTCGCATAAACTATCAAATCGTAATAATTCAATTCTCTTTGCTTCTTTATAAGTGCCACAACATAAAAGACAAATGATAGTACAAGTGACGATGCTATCAAACCAATGTACAGAAATAGTAGTGAAGATGCAATATTTTTTATTGACAGTTTTAAATAGCTATTTAAAAACACTGAAAAATTGCCTGTAAATAGTGATATTATAAGTTTAATAACCGTTAAATAAACAACACCAAAAATCGTCAAGATAAGGTCAAACCTGAGAAGTTTTATTATAGATTCGCCTTTTAATCTTTTGTAGTTTTGAGGCATAAACAGGCTTATTTTTAGCTCTTCCAAGACACCCATAAATTTTATCTCCTTACACCTAAAATGTTTAAAGCAATTAGACGATTACAACTGTAACCGCCTAATTGCAATTATATCAGCCTTTTTGGCTTTCAGCAGCCATTGCTTGCTCTTGCTCAAGGTACTGTCTATCTACGACTCTTAAGAATGGCAAGTATATGAAGAATGAAATCACTAATTCAATTATCTGCCATATAGCACCGCTAAAGCCTGATACCAAAAGTCCTCCGATGATAGGTGGTGTAGTCCATGGTATTACAACACCTGTTGGGTGCCCAACAAGACCTATTGACATGACGATGTAAGTCAAAGTAGCCAAGATCATCGGTGTCAATATGAATGGTATTACCATTATTGGGTTTAAAACGATTGGAAGTCCAAATATTACCGGTTCATTGATATTGAATAAACCAGGAACTATAGCAAGTTTTCCAACAGTCTTAACCTGTCTTGATTTTGAGAAGAAAAGCATAGCAAGCACAAGTCCTAATGTACTGCCTGAGCCACCTACTAGCATGTACATATCGTGGAACTGCTGTGTTATGATGTGTAGAACTGGGTGACCAGCTTGGAATGCCTGCAAGTTCTCTGCTGCAAGTGCCAACCATATTGGACCCATAACAGATCCAACTACGTTTGCACCATGTATACCAAATGACCAGAAAAGTCCTTCGAAGAAGTTAGCAATCAACGTAGCAGGCAGTGTATCTCCAAGTCTTGTCAAAGGTATCTGCAATACCGTGTAAATAAATTGATGTATTGTGCCATAAGATGTCATAGCAAACAACATTCTTATAACATCGATGATGATAGCAACTATAGCCGCAGGTATCAATGCAGAGAAAGCTCTCTCAACTGCAGGTGGAACACCTTTTGGCATCTTAATTACCCAGCCTCTTTTTATAACAAATCTTACGATTTCAACTGACAGTATCGCCGTCAAAATACCTACAAATAGACCTTTTGAGCCCATCCAATCAACTGGTATGCCACCACTTACTTGGATTGCTTTTTTAGCTCCTTCAGGTGTATAATTAACTATAAACGGTGTAAATATCAAAAATGCAACGAGTGCAGTTGCAGCCGTGTTTAAACCATCAATCTTGTAATGCCCTGCGAGGCTGTACGCAATGCCAAATACTACAAATATACTCATTATTGACATTGTAGCCTCAAAGGGCCTCATAAAGAATGTATTCCAGTTTGGTCCAAAAGCCTTTGCCATAAAATCAGAGTATCCAGGTATGGGCAAAAACGCCAGCAACAAGAAAACAGCACCTATTGTAATGAGTGGAACAGCAAGCATAAAGCCATCACGAATTGATGTCAAGTACCTATTTTCGGAGATTTTGCCTGCTATAGGCATCAATTTTTCTTCAAGCGAATCTGTAAACTTACTCATTTTTATAACACTCCTTATCTTAAATTTAGATTTTTGGTTTTAAAACTTATAAATGAGAACTATTTATTAGCCATGCTTAAAGCTTGGTCTAACACTTTTTCCCCATCCATCATGCCGTAGACGACTGGATTTATCACATCTACAGGCACACCTTTTTCACTGCATATTTTCTTTGCTTTTGGCAAGATGAATTTTACCTGTGGACCTAAGAGAACTACATCTGCTTCTTCTACGTATTTTTCCATCTGTGCCTCAGGGTATGCATCGACAGCAACCTCTATGCCTCTTGCTTTTGCTGCTTCTTCAATTTTTCCAATCAACATGCTTGTGGATGAACCTGAAGAGCAAAATAGAATAATTTTAAGCATTAACGTTTTCCCTCCTTTCAAAAAAATCTCAGTTTGTTAAAGCAATTTTTCATTTTATCTTCAAGGATTTCCCTACTTCAACATATCAAGACAAGAACTATTAAAACAGCTTAAAAAGAGGGAAATCCCTTGAAAGCAAAAGTATTCAATCCAAAAACATCGGCATCACCCCTTAATCTTGTGGAAAATATCCTTCCTCTTCAGGAGATCCTATAGGCTGCCCTTGAGCCAACTTCACTGCAAACTTTGATATCTTTCTCAATGAATCGTTTAGTCCTATGCCACCTCTGTTGGGAGTCTCTATAATGTATATCTTTTTTCTGAACAATTCTGTACCTGTGTTGTCTTTTGACATAGCCGCAAACGCAGGAATATTTAATTTCTCTATAACGGCTTCTGTCAAATATCCACAGCAATCACCGTATCTTTTGTAGTTTAATGCAGGACCGCATATGACAACATCTGGATTAAATGCCTTT
The nucleotide sequence above comes from Thermoanaerobacterium sp. CMT5567-10. Encoded proteins:
- a CDS encoding LacI family DNA-binding transcriptional regulator, with translation MENVTIKDVAKYAQVSIATVSRVLNDNYPVSKETKEKVLKAMNELNFRPNSIARSLKSNITHLIGVVLPDISNSFFMEIIKGIDSVVSKEEYSLILSYTDENFEKELNVLRRLSQKRVDAIILASSNTDNKYVDDLIKENIPVVLIDRKIKTSNVDVIVSDDFGSSYTLTKYLIEMGHKDICIVNGNLNVSTGIERYEGFKAAMMDHNIEIKDEFVLNGYYSWEKAYEEVKKLITDKKKIPTAIFAANNRMAEGTMLVLKENRLKIPDDVSLVTFEEIENQKLIEPKLTCIKQNALLMGKKAGQMILERIKDKETNPKEIVVVSDLIINGSVKKIN
- a CDS encoding glycoside hydrolase family 1 protein; amino-acid sequence: MAKEYKFPEGFWWGSATSATQIEGAASEDGKGMNVWDYWYRQVPNRFFNGVGPEVTSDFYHRYKEDIKLMKEIGHNSFRFSISWSRLIPGGVGEINKKAVDFYNNVINELLENGIMPIATLFHFDMPIEMQHIGGFESRQVLENYKNYAKTCFELFGDRVKRWITFNEPIVPAEGGYLYNFHYPDIVDFKKAIQVCFNTVLASAMAINEFKKLDIKDGKIGIVLNLTPSYPRSNHPADLKAAEIADLLFNRSFLDPCVKGEYPEKLVELLKSYNHLPVYTEEDLELIKSNTVDYLGVNYYQPRRVKAKENMPNPYGVFTPDWFFDEYVMPGRRMNPYRGWEIYEKGIYDILINVRDNYGNIESYISENGMGVEGEERFIKDGIIQDDYRIDFIKGHLKWLHKAIEEGCNVKGYHLWSFMDNWSFLNAYKNRYGLVSVDISTQKRTIKKSGYWYKELSKNNGVSE
- the celB gene encoding PTS cellobiose transporter subunit IIC, which codes for MSKFTDSLEEKLMPIAGKISENRYLTSIRDGFMLAVPLITIGAVFLLLAFLPIPGYSDFMAKAFGPNWNTFFMRPFEATMSIMSIFVVFGIAYSLAGHYKIDGLNTAATALVAFLIFTPFIVNYTPEGAKKAIQVSGGIPVDWMGSKGLFVGILTAILSVEIVRFVIKRGWVIKMPKGVPPAVERAFSALIPAAIVAIIIDVIRMLFAMTSYGTIHQFIYTVLQIPLTRLGDTLPATLIANFFEGLFWSFGIHGANVVGSVMGPIWLALAAENLQAFQAGHPVLHIITQQFHDMYMLVGGSGSTLGLVLAMLFFSKSRQVKTVGKLAIVPGLFNINEPVIFGLPIVLNPIMVIPFILTPMILATLTYIVMSIGLVGHPTGVVIPWTTPPIIGGLLVSGFSGAIWQIIELVISFFIYLPFLRVVDRQYLEQEQAMAAESQKG
- a CDS encoding PTS sugar transporter subunit IIB, coding for MLKIILFCSSGSSTSMLIGKIEEAAKARGIEVAVDAYPEAQMEKYVEEADVVLLGPQVKFILPKAKKICSEKGVPVDVINPVVYGMMDGEKVLDQALSMANK
- a CDS encoding glycine/betaine/sarcosine/D-proline family reductase selenoprotein B, producing the protein MIKAVQFLNQVQAGYGTDEKMNMEPQSQFGAIGLGMLLKNTMMRNGGDIIGTVICGDNYFLENKDEAIEKLLNMIKAFNPDVVICGPALNYKRYGDCCGYLTEAVIEKLNIPAFAAMSKDNTGTELFRKKIYIIETPNRGGIGLNDSLRKISKFAVKLAQGQPIGSPEEEGYFPQD